A genomic segment from Lignipirellula cremea encodes:
- a CDS encoding putative bifunctional diguanylate cyclase/phosphodiesterase, with amino-acid sequence MFDWFVNHTDEETLFVDSTDAQLLRARRVWEFIVVLWSTWIFFAIFLCFRGYYVASCICVIDSVVHLLLAVWFRKHHDYRLIMNLNLLASAFGLFFVSVTDPAMSATMLFFPVSILVASQLLGVRSAFYWLLVNIAALTLFHFYMYGFDITVRVSWLDELVLQLGVAVCTFVCCLRGEEYYALRTESLIRLSQELQEESKRLHRLATTDALTGLINRFQFQEKMKEAVLLAQNGGPPVALFLLDMDGFKEINDTLGHTVGDDALVEIGRRLNQVFGQRAEVARLGGDEFCIIYRGIDQHEYAAQVSELICDILSKKYVLSEAEFHLGVSVGVAIAPGDATCDRDLLAFADTAMFHAKENRLGHACYKAEMTDRLVEYRTMQELLSHALDKNEFFIVYQPQVDLHTNVVTGVEALLRWRHNDEVIPPYRFIKLLEDSGEIIRVSRWIVGEACQQLADWNREGYQVNISINLSAMQFQDSGFRQCVADSTRQCGIKPSDLDFEITEGMLVENVQQAVEMLNALKEMGASISVDDFGTGYSSLAYLRQFPIDRLKIDRAFIKDIPDGDDGQIAASIIVLARALGMKVLAEGAETEAHLKFLRDHDCDEYQGYFLSPPVPPEKVVQFFQRAASPTKVE; translated from the coding sequence ATGTTCGACTGGTTTGTCAATCATACCGATGAGGAAACCCTCTTTGTCGATTCGACCGACGCCCAGCTTCTGCGCGCTCGACGCGTGTGGGAATTCATCGTGGTGTTGTGGTCGACCTGGATCTTTTTCGCCATCTTTTTATGTTTCCGGGGTTACTACGTCGCTTCGTGCATCTGCGTGATCGATTCGGTCGTGCACCTCCTGCTGGCGGTCTGGTTCCGGAAGCATCACGACTATCGACTGATCATGAACCTGAACCTGCTGGCGAGCGCGTTCGGTTTATTCTTTGTGTCGGTCACCGATCCGGCCATGTCGGCGACGATGCTGTTTTTCCCGGTGTCGATCCTGGTCGCTTCCCAGCTGCTGGGCGTGCGGTCCGCCTTCTACTGGCTGCTAGTGAACATTGCTGCGCTGACGCTCTTTCATTTTTACATGTATGGGTTCGACATAACGGTTCGCGTCTCCTGGCTCGATGAGTTGGTGCTCCAGCTGGGCGTGGCGGTTTGCACCTTTGTCTGTTGTCTGCGCGGGGAAGAGTATTACGCGCTGCGGACCGAAAGCCTCATCCGCCTCAGCCAGGAGCTCCAGGAGGAAAGTAAACGCTTGCACCGCCTGGCCACGACCGATGCGCTGACCGGTCTCATCAATCGGTTTCAGTTCCAGGAAAAAATGAAAGAGGCCGTGCTGCTTGCGCAAAACGGCGGGCCGCCGGTGGCCCTGTTCCTCCTGGATATGGACGGCTTCAAAGAAATCAATGACACGCTGGGCCATACGGTCGGCGACGATGCGCTGGTGGAAATCGGCCGGAGGCTGAACCAGGTATTTGGACAGCGGGCGGAAGTCGCCCGACTGGGCGGCGATGAGTTCTGTATTATTTATCGCGGCATTGACCAGCACGAATATGCCGCACAGGTTTCCGAACTGATCTGCGATATCCTGAGCAAAAAGTATGTTCTGAGCGAAGCAGAATTCCACCTGGGAGTGAGTGTAGGCGTCGCTATTGCTCCAGGCGACGCCACCTGCGACCGGGATCTGCTGGCATTCGCCGACACGGCCATGTTCCACGCCAAAGAGAATCGGCTGGGACATGCCTGTTACAAGGCCGAAATGACCGATCGCCTGGTCGAGTATCGCACGATGCAGGAGCTACTATCGCACGCGCTCGACAAGAATGAGTTTTTCATTGTCTACCAGCCCCAGGTGGATCTCCATACGAACGTCGTGACCGGCGTGGAAGCGCTCCTGCGGTGGCGCCATAACGACGAAGTGATTCCGCCTTACCGATTTATTAAACTTCTGGAAGATAGCGGTGAGATCATTCGTGTCAGCCGCTGGATTGTTGGCGAGGCATGCCAGCAGCTCGCTGACTGGAACCGCGAAGGATATCAAGTCAATATCTCAATCAATCTCAGTGCCATGCAATTTCAGGACAGCGGATTCCGCCAGTGCGTGGCGGATTCTACCAGGCAATGCGGTATCAAACCGAGCGATCTCGACTTTGAAATCACGGAGGGCATGCTAGTAGAAAATGTGCAACAAGCCGTAGAGATGCTAAACGCTCTCAAAGAGATGGGAGCCAGTATCAGCGTCGACGACTTTGGGACCGGATACTCGTCTCTGGCCTATCTCCGGCAGTTTCCGATTGATCGCCTGAAGATTGATCGCGCCTTTATCAAAGATATTCCCGATGGCGACGACGGCCAGATCGCCGCGAGCATCATCGTCCTGGCCCGGGCGCTCGGAATGAAAGTCCTGGCCGAAGGGGCCGAAACCGAAGCCCACCTGAAGTTCCTCCGCGATCACGATTGCGACGAGTACCAGGGCTACTTCCTGAGCCCACCGGTTCCACCCGAGAAGGTCGTGCAGTTTTTCCAACGCGCCGCTTCGCCGACGAAGGTTGAGTAA
- a CDS encoding c-type cytochrome domain-containing protein encodes MMRVTRRFLRIRQAALAAILLLIYLPTIAAAAPSAAQRKQAYDLLARIQAAGQQYAQGKFAESAAGIQAVQSDYETLAATADRGMVEALNPVYDSLSKAHRLLSSKAKFSPLSRPTIASTPKPSTTPAPKPEPASPTPATGVSFVKDVAPMLVAKCGRCHVSKTTGGFSMATFADLMRGTADGVVVTAGSDASLLIETIASGDMPRGGAKVTPAELAALTKWIVEGAKFDGPDQSVSLATFGTAMAGGRMAAPEVRRATGKETVSFVNDIAGILVANCNNCHIGAQRASGGLNLGTFATMLRGGDSGSPITPNDPAGSLLVQKLKGMGGGQQMPLRKSPLPPEQIALIEKWISEGATYDAEDPRADVIKLAARSHAENSTHEELAAERADQAVKYWNVSMSGIDANKVDTEHFLILGNQSEENLAKLEEVAKKVTPQLVEMFGAPADQPLVKGKTTVFVFKQRYDYSEFGNMVEKRSIPQELRGHWRYDVVDAYAALIPPRRDEYSIDALIGQQIAGVYISSLNDPPRWFAEGAARYAASKINPEDTRVSEWNERIPEVKSSVAKASDFLQGKMPAENSDIMAYGVVKFLMSDAGRFRKLLGSLRTGTDFDPAFQTAYGGTPEQVVTMWMKQNGR; translated from the coding sequence ATGATGCGAGTTACACGGCGATTTTTGCGTATTCGCCAGGCCGCGCTGGCGGCCATCCTGTTGCTGATTTATCTGCCGACGATCGCCGCCGCCGCACCTTCCGCCGCACAGAGAAAACAGGCGTACGACTTGCTGGCCCGCATCCAGGCCGCAGGCCAGCAGTACGCACAAGGGAAATTTGCCGAATCGGCCGCCGGCATCCAGGCCGTGCAAAGCGACTATGAAACCCTGGCCGCCACGGCGGATCGCGGCATGGTCGAAGCGCTGAACCCCGTTTACGATTCGCTCTCCAAGGCGCATCGGCTGCTCAGCAGCAAAGCGAAGTTCTCGCCGTTGAGTCGGCCCACCATCGCCAGCACCCCCAAACCGTCAACGACGCCAGCGCCCAAACCGGAACCGGCCTCCCCGACGCCGGCAACGGGAGTGAGCTTCGTGAAAGACGTCGCCCCGATGCTGGTCGCCAAGTGCGGCCGCTGCCATGTGAGCAAAACGACCGGCGGCTTCTCGATGGCCACCTTCGCCGACCTGATGCGCGGCACGGCCGACGGCGTGGTCGTTACCGCCGGATCCGACGCCAGCCTGCTGATCGAAACCATCGCCAGCGGCGACATGCCCCGCGGCGGAGCCAAGGTCACGCCGGCCGAACTGGCCGCCCTGACCAAATGGATCGTCGAAGGCGCCAAATTCGACGGCCCCGATCAAAGTGTTTCGCTGGCCACCTTTGGCACGGCAATGGCCGGAGGCCGCATGGCCGCGCCGGAAGTTCGCCGCGCCACTGGCAAGGAAACGGTCAGTTTTGTGAACGACATCGCCGGCATCCTGGTCGCCAACTGCAACAACTGCCACATCGGCGCCCAGCGGGCCTCAGGCGGACTCAACCTGGGAACCTTCGCCACCATGTTGCGGGGCGGCGACAGCGGTTCTCCCATCACTCCCAACGACCCGGCTGGCAGCCTGCTCGTCCAGAAGCTTAAAGGGATGGGCGGCGGCCAGCAAATGCCGCTGCGGAAATCGCCGCTTCCGCCCGAGCAGATCGCCCTCATTGAAAAATGGATCTCCGAAGGCGCCACTTACGACGCCGAAGACCCGCGAGCCGATGTAATCAAACTGGCCGCCCGGTCGCACGCCGAAAACTCCACCCATGAGGAGTTGGCCGCCGAACGCGCCGACCAGGCCGTGAAATACTGGAACGTCAGCATGTCGGGGATCGACGCCAACAAAGTCGACACCGAGCATTTCCTGATCCTGGGCAACCAGAGCGAAGAGAACCTGGCCAAACTGGAAGAGGTCGCCAAGAAAGTCACGCCGCAACTGGTGGAAATGTTCGGCGCCCCCGCCGACCAGCCGCTGGTTAAAGGGAAGACCACGGTGTTCGTCTTCAAGCAGCGTTACGACTACTCGGAGTTCGGCAACATGGTCGAAAAACGCTCGATCCCGCAGGAACTGCGCGGTCACTGGCGTTACGACGTGGTCGACGCTTACGCCGCTTTGATTCCGCCCCGCAGGGATGAGTATTCGATCGACGCCCTGATCGGGCAGCAGATTGCGGGCGTGTACATTTCCTCGCTCAACGATCCGCCGCGCTGGTTCGCCGAGGGGGCCGCCCGCTACGCGGCCTCGAAGATCAACCCAGAAGACACACGCGTTTCCGAGTGGAACGAACGCATTCCCGAGGTAAAGTCTTCGGTCGCTAAAGCGAGCGATTTCCTGCAGGGAAAAATGCCGGCCGAGAACTCCGACATCATGGCGTACGGCGTGGTCAAATTCCTCATGTCCGACGCCGGCCGCTTCCGCAAGCTGCTGGGTTCCCTCCGCACCGGGACCGATTTTGACCCGGCCTTCCAGACCGCCTACGGCGGCACGCCGGAGCAAGTCGTCACCATGTGGATGAAGCAGAACGGCCGTTAA
- a CDS encoding response regulator transcription factor — MSQLKHILVVEDERHLAIGIKFNLEAERYRVTTVDNGPAALEVFQKGEVDLAILDIMLPGMSGYEICESLRAAGNDVPVLFLSARTLAEDRARGFDVGADQYMNKPFDLAELLSRIRNLLALHDRRNASRAARRRRRKRLKRSRLATPRSTLKHSRSIFAGKRFA, encoded by the coding sequence GTGTCGCAATTGAAACATATTCTCGTCGTGGAGGACGAAAGGCACCTGGCGATTGGCATCAAGTTTAATCTTGAGGCCGAAAGGTACCGCGTGACGACCGTCGACAATGGTCCGGCCGCTCTCGAAGTTTTCCAGAAAGGCGAGGTCGATCTGGCGATTCTCGATATCATGCTCCCCGGCATGAGCGGTTACGAAATCTGCGAGTCCCTGCGGGCCGCCGGCAACGACGTGCCCGTGCTGTTCCTCAGCGCTCGCACCCTGGCGGAAGACCGGGCCCGCGGCTTCGATGTGGGCGCCGACCAGTACATGAACAAGCCGTTCGATCTGGCCGAACTGCTTAGCCGCATCCGCAATCTGCTCGCCCTGCACGACCGCCGCAACGCCTCGCGGGCCGCCCGGCGGCGGCGGAGGAAGAGATTGAAACGTTCCAGATTGGCGACGCCCAGATCGACTTTGAAGCATTCGAGGTCAATATTCGCGGGGAAACGATTCGCCTGA
- a CDS encoding winged helix-turn-helix domain-containing protein, protein MRLLRYFINNEGRVIPRGELLENVWDMPAHINTRAPDQFIRRLRETFEENPAQPQHFLTIRDVGYRFIANPTDS, encoded by the coding sequence ATGCGGCTGCTGCGCTACTTCATCAACAACGAAGGACGCGTCATCCCCCGCGGCGAACTGCTAGAGAACGTTTGGGATATGCCGGCCCACATCAACACCCGGGCGCCGGATCAGTTCATCCGTCGATTACGGGAAACGTTCGAAGAGAATCCGGCCCAGCCGCAACACTTCTTAACCATTCGCGATGTCGGTTACCGCTTTATCGCCAACCCGACCGACAGCTGA